In Pseudomonas sp. MYb327, one DNA window encodes the following:
- the urtB gene encoding urea ABC transporter permease subunit UrtB: MPTALYRFILAIALLLPMATHAGDAEDFVAANPVQQAKLLETWAAQPDPARIELINALQQGELTVDGQAKTLRLNNRLRGLIDTALASHQLLAADAKIRLAAAQQLQKSAKPAQLKFLDQQLAGEQDETVHAALSLALANLQLVDGDPAVRLAAVRLLGETGDPLARTRLESLLEPGVEADVTVRTAAETSLAQVKRKLLVGEVLGQAFSGMSLGSILLLAALGLAITFGLLGVINMAHGEMLMLGAYSTYVVQLMFQRFAPQAIEFYPLIALPVAFFVTAAIGMALERTVIRHLYGRPLETLLATWGISLMLIQLVRLVFGAQNVEVANPAWLSGGIQVLPNLVLPYNRIVIIAFALFVVVLTWLLLNKTRLGLNVRAVTQNRNMAACCGVPTGRVDMLAFGLGSGIAGLGGVALSQIGNVGPDLGQSYIIDSFLVVVLGGVGQLAGSVLAAFGLGIANKILEPQIGAVLGKILILALIILFIQKRPQGLFALKGRVID, translated from the coding sequence ATGCCCACTGCCCTTTACCGCTTCATCCTCGCCATCGCGCTTTTGCTGCCGATGGCCACCCACGCCGGTGACGCCGAAGATTTCGTCGCCGCCAATCCCGTGCAGCAAGCAAAGCTTCTGGAAACCTGGGCCGCGCAGCCCGATCCGGCCCGCATCGAATTGATCAACGCTCTGCAACAAGGCGAGTTGACCGTCGATGGTCAAGCCAAAACCCTGCGCCTGAACAACCGCCTGCGGGGTCTGATCGACACCGCTCTGGCCAGCCACCAATTGCTCGCCGCCGACGCCAAAATCCGTCTGGCCGCTGCGCAGCAATTGCAGAAAAGCGCCAAACCCGCGCAGCTGAAATTTCTCGACCAGCAACTGGCTGGCGAACAAGACGAAACCGTCCACGCCGCCCTGAGCCTGGCCCTGGCCAACCTGCAACTGGTGGACGGCGACCCGGCCGTGCGCCTTGCCGCGGTGCGCCTGCTCGGTGAAACCGGCGACCCGCTGGCGCGCACCCGCCTCGAAAGTTTGTTGGAGCCAGGTGTCGAAGCCGATGTCACGGTGCGCACCGCCGCCGAAACCAGCCTCGCCCAGGTCAAGCGCAAACTGCTGGTTGGCGAAGTCCTCGGGCAAGCCTTCAGCGGCATGTCTCTCGGTTCGATCCTGCTGCTCGCTGCGTTGGGTCTGGCGATCACCTTCGGTCTGCTTGGCGTAATCAACATGGCCCATGGCGAGATGCTGATGCTCGGCGCCTACTCGACCTACGTGGTGCAGTTGATGTTCCAGCGCTTCGCTCCGCAGGCCATCGAGTTCTATCCGTTGATCGCCTTGCCGGTCGCGTTTTTCGTCACTGCGGCAATCGGCATGGCGCTTGAGCGCACGGTGATTCGCCACCTTTACGGGCGTCCGCTGGAAACCCTGCTCGCCACCTGGGGCATCAGCCTGATGCTGATTCAGCTTGTTCGATTGGTATTCGGCGCGCAGAACGTCGAAGTCGCCAACCCCGCGTGGCTGTCGGGCGGGATTCAAGTACTGCCCAATCTCGTGCTGCCGTACAACCGCATCGTCATCATCGCGTTCGCGCTGTTTGTCGTCGTGCTGACCTGGCTGCTGCTGAACAAGACGCGCCTGGGTTTGAACGTGCGCGCCGTCACCCAGAACCGCAACATGGCCGCCTGCTGCGGTGTGCCCACCGGGCGCGTGGACATGCTCGCCTTCGGCCTTGGTTCGGGCATCGCCGGCCTCGGCGGCGTGGCCCTGAGCCAGATCGGCAACGTCGGCCCGGACCTCGGCCAGAGCTACATCATCGACTCGTTCCTGGTGGTGGTGCTCGGCGGTGTCGGGCAACTGGCCGGTAGCGTGCTCGCTGCCTTCGGCCTCGGCATCGCCAACAAGATTCTCGAACCGCAAATCGGTGCCGTACTCGGCAAGATCCTCATCCTCGCGCTGATCATTCTGTTCATCCAGAAACGTCCGCAAGGCCTCTTCGCACTGAAAGGACGGGTGATCGACTGA
- the urtC gene encoding urea ABC transporter permease subunit UrtC: MNQPLLITATQKAGPKITIAVGAVILALLLALPLLSLLSPVSVFHVSAYTLTLVGKILCYAIVALALDLVWGYAGLLSLGHGLFFALGGYAMGMYLMRQASGDGLPAFMTFLSWTELPWFWTGTSSFLWTLCLVVLAPGLLALVFGFFAFRSRIKGVYFSIMTQALTFAGMLLFFRNETGFGGNNGFTNFRTILGFGITEPGTRAVLFFATVLLLVASLFIGWRLAQSKFGRVLTALRDAENRLMFCGYDPRGFKLFVWVLSAVLCGLAGALYVPQVGIINPSEMSPTNSIEAAVWVALGGRGTLIGPLLGAGVVNGMKSWFTVAFPEYWLFFLGALFIVVTLYLPKGVIGLLKKNGEQ; encoded by the coding sequence ATGAACCAGCCTCTACTGATTACGGCCACGCAAAAGGCCGGCCCCAAAATCACGATTGCCGTGGGCGCGGTGATTCTCGCCCTGTTGCTGGCATTGCCATTGCTCTCGCTGTTATCGCCGGTCAGCGTGTTTCACGTCTCGGCCTACACCCTGACGCTGGTGGGCAAGATTCTCTGCTACGCCATTGTCGCCCTGGCGCTGGACCTGGTCTGGGGTTACGCCGGCCTGCTGTCTCTGGGCCACGGTTTGTTCTTCGCCCTCGGCGGTTATGCGATGGGCATGTACCTGATGCGCCAGGCTTCGGGGGATGGTTTGCCGGCGTTCATGACGTTCCTGTCGTGGACCGAATTGCCGTGGTTCTGGACCGGCACCAGCAGCTTCCTCTGGACCCTGTGCCTGGTGGTACTGGCGCCGGGGTTGCTGGCGTTGGTGTTCGGTTTTTTCGCCTTCCGTTCGCGGATCAAGGGCGTGTATTTCTCGATCATGACCCAAGCCCTGACCTTCGCCGGGATGCTCCTGTTTTTCCGCAATGAAACCGGGTTTGGCGGCAATAACGGCTTCACTAACTTCCGCACGATTCTCGGCTTTGGCATTACCGAACCGGGCACTCGCGCAGTGCTGTTTTTCGCCACGGTGCTGTTGCTGGTGGCGAGCCTGTTTATCGGTTGGCGTCTGGCGCAAAGCAAGTTCGGCCGGGTGTTGACCGCGCTGCGCGATGCGGAAAACCGCTTGATGTTCTGCGGCTACGATCCTCGCGGATTCAAGCTGTTTGTCTGGGTCTTGAGTGCGGTGTTGTGCGGATTGGCCGGCGCGTTGTACGTGCCGCAAGTCGGGATCATCAACCCGAGTGAAATGTCGCCGACCAACTCGATCGAAGCCGCCGTTTGGGTAGCCCTTGGTGGACGCGGCACGCTGATCGGCCCCTTGCTTGGCGCTGGCGTGGTCAACGGCATGAAGAGCTGGTTTACCGTGGCGTTCCCGGAATACTGGCTGTTCTTCCTCGGTGCATTGTTCATCGTCGTGACCCTGTACCTGCCCAAGGGCGTGATCGGTTTGCTGAAAAAGAACGGCGAACAATGA
- the urtD gene encoding urea ABC transporter ATP-binding protein UrtD, producing MRTTPTAEFMLEPAFFPPLEPNRDAGTSRDAVGLGQRAGKGLNTRHGTILTLEDISVSFDGFKALNDLNLYIGVGELRCIIGPNGAGKTTLMDVITGKTRPSHGKAWFGETLDLTQMSEVQIAQAGIGRKFQKPTVFEALSVFENLELAQKTDKSVWASLRARLNGEQKDRIAEVLDTIRLTTSVNRPAGLLSHGQKQFLEIGMLLMQDPQLLLLDEPVAGMTDAETEFTAELFKTLAGKHSLMVVEHDMGFVGSIADHVTVLHQGSVLAEGSLEQVQDNERVIEVYLGR from the coding sequence ATGAGAACCACTCCGACCGCTGAATTCATGCTCGAACCGGCGTTCTTTCCGCCGCTGGAACCCAACCGCGATGCCGGCACCAGTCGCGATGCCGTCGGCCTCGGCCAGCGTGCCGGCAAGGGCCTGAACACCCGCCACGGCACGATCCTGACCCTGGAAGACATCAGCGTCAGCTTCGACGGTTTCAAGGCGCTGAATGATCTGAACCTGTACATCGGCGTCGGCGAACTGCGCTGCATCATCGGCCCCAACGGTGCGGGCAAGACCACGCTGATGGACGTGATCACCGGCAAGACTCGCCCGAGCCACGGCAAGGCCTGGTTCGGCGAAACCCTGGACCTGACGCAGATGAGCGAAGTGCAGATCGCCCAGGCCGGCATCGGTCGCAAGTTCCAGAAGCCGACGGTGTTTGAAGCGTTGAGCGTGTTCGAGAACCTGGAACTGGCACAGAAAACCGACAAGTCGGTGTGGGCCAGCCTGCGGGCACGGCTCAATGGTGAACAAAAGGATCGCATCGCCGAAGTGCTCGACACCATTCGCCTGACGACCTCGGTCAATCGCCCTGCCGGTTTGCTTTCCCACGGTCAGAAGCAGTTTCTGGAAATCGGCATGCTGCTGATGCAGGACCCGCAACTGCTGTTGCTCGACGAACCGGTGGCGGGCATGACCGACGCCGAAACCGAATTCACCGCCGAGCTGTTCAAGACCCTGGCCGGCAAGCATTCGCTGATGGTGGTGGAACACGACATGGGCTTCGTCGGCTCCATCGCCGACCACGTCACCGTGTTGCACCAGGGCAGCGTATTGGCTGAAGGGTCGCTGGAGCAGGTGCAGGATAACGAGCGGGTGATCGAGGTTTATCTCGGTCGCTGA
- the urtE gene encoding urea ABC transporter ATP-binding subunit UrtE — protein sequence MLQVDKLHQYYGGSHILRGLTFDVKVGEVTCLLGRNGVGKTTLLKCLMGLLPAKEGAVNWEGKPITTFKPHQRVHAGIAYVPQGREIFGRLTVEENLLMGLSRFPGSQAKEVPAFIYELFPVLLQMKQRRGGDLSGGQQQQLAIGRALASRPRLLILDEPTEGIQPSVIKEIGAVIKKLAARGDMAILLVEQFYDFAAELADQYLVMSRGEIVQQGRGENMEAEGVRGLVTI from the coding sequence ATGCTGCAAGTCGACAAACTGCACCAGTATTACGGCGGGAGCCACATCCTGCGAGGCCTGACGTTCGACGTGAAGGTCGGTGAAGTCACTTGCCTGCTCGGGCGCAACGGTGTGGGCAAGACCACTCTGCTCAAGTGCCTGATGGGTTTGCTCCCGGCCAAAGAAGGCGCCGTGAATTGGGAAGGCAAGCCAATCACCACGTTCAAGCCGCACCAACGGGTGCATGCCGGGATCGCCTACGTGCCCCAGGGCCGGGAAATTTTCGGGCGCCTGACCGTGGAAGAAAATCTGCTGATGGGCCTGTCGCGCTTTCCCGGCTCGCAAGCCAAGGAAGTGCCGGCGTTCATCTACGAGTTGTTCCCGGTGTTGCTGCAAATGAAGCAACGCCGTGGCGGGGACTTGTCCGGTGGTCAGCAACAGCAACTGGCCATTGGTCGAGCCTTGGCCAGCCGCCCACGTTTGCTGATCCTCGACGAGCCCACTGAAGGTATCCAGCCGTCGGTGATCAAGGAGATCGGCGCGGTGATCAAGAAGCTTGCCGCTCGCGGTGACATGGCGATTTTGCTGGTGGAGCAGTTTTACGACTTCGCCGCTGAACTCGCCGATCAATACCTGGTGATGTCCCGGGGCGAGATTGTGCAACAAGGTCGCGGCGAAAATATGGAAGCCGAGGGTGTGCGCGGTCTGGTTACGATTTAA
- a CDS encoding urease accessory protein UreD, whose protein sequence is MNLPASILFTPSWHAELELAYARFGDSTRPVQRRHLGPLRVQKHLYAEGPQVCQHIIVHPPGGIAGGDRLDICASVGPDAWAQITSPGAAKWYRAAGPAYQQLKLQVAAGATLEWLPQETIIFSAAQAELSTSIDLEGDARLFYWDVVALGRPASGERFDLGHFQAQLDIRRDGQLLWHERQRIVGGDGLLDSPIGLDGQPVFATLLVTGEIDSDLLERCRSLPNDVRGDLTQLPGLLVARCLASEALLARGWLIDLWRLLRPTLLGREAMPPRIWNT, encoded by the coding sequence ATGAATTTACCTGCCTCCATTTTATTCACGCCCAGTTGGCACGCCGAGCTCGAACTGGCTTACGCCCGGTTCGGCGACAGTACGCGCCCGGTTCAACGCCGTCACCTCGGCCCGCTTCGGGTGCAGAAGCATTTGTATGCCGAAGGGCCGCAAGTCTGCCAGCACATCATCGTCCACCCGCCCGGCGGGATTGCCGGCGGTGATCGCCTGGACATTTGCGCCAGTGTCGGCCCCGATGCCTGGGCGCAGATCACCAGCCCGGGTGCGGCCAAGTGGTATCGCGCGGCCGGCCCCGCTTATCAGCAGTTGAAATTGCAGGTGGCGGCGGGTGCGACACTGGAATGGTTGCCGCAAGAAACCATCATTTTCAGCGCCGCCCAGGCTGAGCTCAGCACCTCCATCGACCTTGAAGGCGATGCGCGATTGTTCTATTGGGACGTCGTGGCCCTCGGGCGTCCGGCCAGTGGTGAGCGTTTCGACCTCGGGCATTTTCAGGCCCAATTGGATATCCGCCGCGATGGCCAGTTGCTCTGGCACGAACGTCAGCGCATTGTCGGGGGCGATGGTTTGCTCGATTCGCCGATTGGCCTGGACGGGCAACCGGTGTTTGCCACCCTGTTGGTGACCGGAGAAATCGACAGTGACCTGCTGGAGCGTTGCCGTTCATTACCCAACGATGTGCGCGGAGATCTGACGCAATTACCGGGGCTGTTGGTCGCCCGGTGCCTGGCCAGTGAGGCGTTGTTAGCCCGTGGCTGGCTGATTGATTTATGGAGGTTGCTGCGCCCGACACTGCTTGGCCGCGAAGCCATGCCACCGCGAATCTGGAACACCTGA
- the ureA gene encoding urease subunit gamma, translating into MDLTPREKDKLLIFTAGLVAERRLARGVKLNYPEAMAYISAALLEGARDGQTVAELMHFGTTLLSREQVMEGIPEMIPEIQVEATFPDGTKLVTVHQPIA; encoded by the coding sequence ATGGACCTGACCCCACGTGAAAAAGACAAGCTGCTGATCTTCACCGCCGGCCTCGTGGCTGAGCGGCGCTTGGCCCGCGGCGTGAAACTCAATTACCCCGAAGCCATGGCCTACATCTCCGCGGCGCTGCTCGAAGGCGCCCGTGACGGCCAGACCGTGGCCGAGTTGATGCACTTCGGCACCACCCTGCTCAGCCGCGAACAAGTGATGGAAGGCATCCCGGAAATGATCCCGGAGATTCAGGTCGAAGCGACGTTTCCCGACGGCACCAAACTGGTCACCGTCCACCAACCCATCGCCTGA
- a CDS encoding N-acetyltransferase family protein: protein MTYHIRDAVHADLPAIRDIYNDAVLNTTAIWNEQAVDLGNRQAWFSARQAQGYPILVIVNADQHVLGYASFGDWRPFDGFRHTVEHSVYVRSDQRGNGLGPRLMDALVERARDCGKHVMVAAIESGNAASIRLHERIGFVTTGQMPQVGTKFGRWLDLTFMQLTLNPGAEPPTANKE from the coding sequence ATGACTTACCACATCCGCGATGCCGTGCACGCCGACCTGCCGGCGATCCGCGACATCTACAACGACGCCGTGCTCAACACCACGGCGATCTGGAACGAACAAGCCGTGGACCTGGGCAACCGCCAGGCCTGGTTCAGCGCCCGGCAAGCCCAGGGCTACCCGATCCTGGTAATCGTCAACGCCGACCAGCACGTGCTGGGCTACGCTTCATTCGGCGACTGGCGGCCGTTCGACGGTTTCCGCCACACCGTCGAACACTCGGTTTACGTGCGCAGCGACCAACGCGGCAATGGCCTAGGCCCGCGCTTGATGGACGCCTTGGTCGAACGCGCCAGAGACTGCGGCAAGCATGTGATGGTCGCTGCAATCGAGAGCGGCAACGCGGCCTCCATTCGTCTGCACGAACGCATCGGTTTCGTGACCACCGGGCAGATGCCCCAGGTCGGCACCAAGTTCGGTCGCTGGCTGGACCTGACCTTTATGCAACTGACCCTCAATCCTGGCGCCGAACCTCCGACCGCCAACAAGGAGTGA
- a CDS encoding GNAT family N-acetyltransferase produces the protein MNPAQLRRVNVESFAHYRQGLIDLLLDAVGYGASVGFMADLDATQARAYFDDVQDNLNKGNVLLWVVVKDEQVQASVQLTLCQKANGLNRAEVQKLLVREHARRRGLGQQLMSALEQAALQHKRGMLYLDTEAGSPAEDFYKALGYTRAGEIPDYACDPSGLYKPTALYYKVLQGAH, from the coding sequence ATGAACCCCGCCCAACTGCGACGCGTCAACGTTGAAAGCTTTGCGCACTACCGTCAGGGTTTGATTGACCTGCTGCTCGATGCTGTCGGTTATGGCGCCAGCGTCGGATTCATGGCCGACCTGGACGCAACTCAGGCCCGCGCCTACTTCGATGACGTTCAGGACAACCTGAACAAGGGCAACGTGCTGCTGTGGGTGGTGGTCAAGGACGAACAAGTGCAGGCCAGTGTGCAACTGACCCTGTGCCAGAAAGCTAACGGTCTGAACCGTGCCGAAGTGCAGAAGCTGCTGGTACGCGAGCACGCGCGTCGTCGCGGACTGGGCCAGCAGTTGATGAGCGCCCTGGAACAGGCGGCCCTGCAACACAAGCGCGGCATGCTTTACCTGGACACCGAAGCAGGTTCACCGGCGGAAGATTTCTACAAGGCACTGGGTTACACCCGCGCCGGTGAAATCCCCGACTACGCCTGCGACCCGAGCGGCCTCTACAAGCCGACCGCCCTCTATTACAAAGTTCTCCAAGGAGCCCATTGA
- a CDS encoding urease subunit beta: protein MIPGEYQIQPGDIELNVGRRTLSLKVANSGDRPIQVGSHYHFFETNDALTFDRAASRGMRLNIPAGTAVRFEPGQSRDVELVDLAGHRRVFGFAGRIMGDL, encoded by the coding sequence ATGATTCCCGGTGAATACCAGATCCAGCCCGGCGACATCGAACTCAACGTTGGCCGTCGCACCCTCAGCCTGAAGGTGGCCAACAGCGGCGACCGGCCGATTCAAGTCGGCTCGCATTACCACTTTTTCGAAACCAACGACGCCCTGACTTTCGACCGCGCCGCCAGTCGCGGCATGCGCCTGAACATCCCCGCCGGGACCGCCGTGCGTTTTGAGCCGGGGCAAAGCCGCGATGTCGAGTTGGTCGATCTGGCCGGGCATCGCCGAGTGTTCGGGTTTGCCGGGCGGATCATGGGTGATCTTTAA
- the ureC gene encoding urease subunit alpha, which yields MKISRQAYADMFGPTVGDKVRLADTELWIEVEKDFTTYGEEVKFGGGKVIRDGQGQSQLLAAEVVDTVITNALIIDHWGIVKADVGLKDGRIAGIGKAGNPDVQPNVTIAIGASTEVIAGEGMILTAGGIDTHIHFICPQQIEEALMSGVTTMIGGGTGPATGTNATTCTSGPWHLARMLQAADAFPMNIGLTGKGNASLPEPLIEQVKAGAIGLKLHEDWGTTPASIDNCLSVADQYDVQVAIHTDTLNESGFVETTLAAFKGRTIHTYHTEGAGGGHAPDIIKACGFANVLPSSTNPTRPFTRNTIDEHLDMLMVCHHLDPSIAEDVAFAESRIRRETIAAEDILHDLGAFSMISSDSQAMGRVGEVITRTWQTADKMKKQRGPLPGDGEGNDNFRAKRYIAKYTINPAITHGISHEVGSVEVGKWADLVLWRPAFFGVKPTLILKGGAIAASLMGDANASIPTPQPVHYRPMFASYGGSLHATSMTFISQAAQEAGLPEALGLKKKIAVVKGCRDVQKTDLIHNDYLPNIDVDPQTYQVKADGVLLWCEPAETLPMAQRYFLF from the coding sequence ATGAAGATTTCCCGTCAGGCCTACGCCGACATGTTCGGCCCCACCGTCGGTGACAAGGTCCGTCTGGCCGACACCGAACTGTGGATCGAAGTGGAAAAAGACTTCACCACCTACGGCGAAGAAGTGAAATTCGGCGGCGGCAAAGTCATCCGCGATGGTCAGGGCCAGAGCCAATTGCTCGCTGCCGAAGTGGTCGATACGGTGATCACCAACGCACTGATCATTGATCACTGGGGCATCGTCAAGGCTGACGTCGGCCTCAAGGACGGACGCATCGCCGGCATCGGCAAGGCGGGCAATCCGGACGTGCAACCGAACGTCACCATCGCCATCGGCGCCAGCACCGAAGTCATCGCCGGTGAAGGCATGATCCTCACCGCCGGTGGTATCGACACCCACATCCACTTCATCTGCCCGCAGCAGATCGAAGAAGCGCTGATGAGCGGCGTCACCACCATGATCGGCGGCGGCACCGGCCCGGCCACGGGTACCAACGCAACGACCTGCACCTCTGGCCCGTGGCACCTGGCGCGCATGCTTCAAGCCGCCGATGCCTTCCCGATGAACATCGGCCTTACCGGCAAAGGCAACGCGAGCCTGCCGGAGCCGCTGATCGAACAGGTCAAGGCCGGCGCCATTGGCCTCAAGCTGCACGAAGACTGGGGCACCACGCCGGCGAGCATCGACAACTGCCTAAGCGTCGCCGATCAGTACGACGTGCAGGTGGCGATCCACACCGACACCCTCAACGAATCGGGCTTCGTCGAAACCACCCTCGCCGCGTTCAAGGGCCGCACCATCCACACCTACCACACCGAAGGCGCGGGCGGCGGTCATGCGCCGGACATCATCAAGGCCTGCGGTTTTGCCAACGTGCTGCCGAGCTCGACCAACCCGACCCGGCCGTTCACGCGCAACACCATCGACGAGCACCTGGACATGTTGATGGTCTGCCACCACCTCGACCCGAGCATTGCCGAAGACGTGGCCTTCGCCGAAAGCCGCATCCGCCGCGAAACCATTGCCGCCGAAGACATCCTCCACGACCTCGGCGCGTTCTCGATGATCAGCTCCGACAGCCAGGCCATGGGCCGCGTCGGCGAAGTCATCACCCGCACCTGGCAAACCGCCGACAAGATGAAAAAACAGCGCGGCCCGTTGCCCGGTGACGGTGAAGGCAACGACAACTTCCGCGCCAAACGCTACATCGCCAAGTACACCATCAACCCGGCGATCACCCATGGCATCAGCCATGAAGTGGGCTCGGTGGAAGTGGGTAAATGGGCGGACCTGGTGCTGTGGCGCCCGGCGTTTTTCGGGGTCAAACCGACGCTGATCCTCAAGGGCGGCGCCATCGCGGCCAGCCTGATGGGCGACGCCAACGCCTCGATTCCAACGCCGCAACCGGTGCATTACCGCCCGATGTTCGCGAGTTATGGCGGCTCGCTGCACGCCACCAGCATGACCTTCATCAGCCAGGCTGCGCAGGAGGCCGGGTTGCCGGAAGCGCTGGGTTTGAAGAAAAAAATCGCCGTGGTCAAAGGCTGCCGCGACGTGCAGAAAACCGACCTGATCCACAACGATTACCTGCCGAACATTGACGTCGATCCGCAGACCTATCAGGTCAAGGCTGACGGCGTATTGCTGTGGTGCGAACCGGCGGAAACCTTGCCGATGGCGCAGCGGTATTTTCTGTTCTGA
- a CDS encoding DUF6124 family protein: protein MPNVTDSPAGSEAEFTNAYLSTASKKIHPAVDRALDFYLNPTTPELATAHTPSTIFLVAPDIDNETLLAHACESLASASVMASEFAGMLEGASRNAMLALQQVIMLSELAVNRVLDNVGPPHRA from the coding sequence ATGCCCAATGTCACCGACTCACCCGCTGGATCAGAAGCTGAATTCACCAACGCCTACCTCTCCACCGCTTCCAAAAAAATCCACCCCGCTGTCGACCGCGCCCTGGACTTTTACCTGAATCCAACCACGCCTGAGTTAGCCACTGCACATACGCCCAGCACCATTTTTTTGGTTGCACCGGACATCGACAACGAAACGCTATTGGCCCATGCCTGTGAATCGTTGGCATCAGCGAGCGTGATGGCGAGCGAGTTTGCCGGGATGCTCGAAGGCGCGAGCCGTAACGCCATGCTGGCACTTCAGCAAGTGATCATGCTCAGTGAACTGGCGGTGAACCGGGTGCTGGATAACGTTGGCCCGCCACACCGTGCATGA